The Nitrospira tepida genome includes a window with the following:
- a CDS encoding DUF6941 family protein, with translation MSDQVPPSVQAFLVCDTVIEDSLTHKKSLIGLFTHLQAQVFPCQHQQLGVYFCLTDAQGPYQFDITLVYLNTDQVICRASLPSVEIRDRLQISDFGINIPALVFPAPGRYEFRLMMSRRLIAQKDFHVIQASMPPGPPAQPS, from the coding sequence ATGTCTGACCAAGTGCCTCCCAGCGTGCAAGCCTTCCTCGTCTGCGACACCGTGATCGAGGACAGCCTCACGCACAAGAAAAGCCTCATCGGGCTCTTCACCCACCTGCAGGCCCAGGTGTTTCCCTGCCAGCACCAGCAACTCGGCGTCTACTTCTGCCTCACCGACGCGCAAGGCCCCTACCAGTTCGACATCACGCTCGTCTATCTCAACACCGACCAGGTGATCTGCCGCGCGTCCCTTCCCAGCGTCGAGATCCGGGACCGGTTGCAGATCTCCGATTTCGGCATCAACATCCCGGCTCTGGTGTTTCCCGCTCCCGGCCGGTACGAGTTTCGCCTTATGATGTCCCGCCGCCTGATCGCGCAGAAGGATTTTCACGTCATCCAGGCGTCGATGCCGCCCGGGCCGCCGGCCCAGCCGTCGTAG
- the dinB gene encoding DNA polymerase IV, with translation MRLVAHVDMDAFFAAIEERDRPELRGRPIAIGADPLEGRGRGVVATANYAARAYGLHSAQPISQAWRDAERARKQGRPPVVFLRPNMTKYATVSGEIMTLCRRYADLVEQASIDEAYLDLSPSGSFEAAEDLCRRLKQEVRDQERLTMSIGLGPNKLIAKIASGFRKPDGLTVVRPEEVEAFLAPLPIRTIPGIGPKTETILAQQGILRISDLAARTKDDLCASFGKRGADFYERARGRDDSPVSSEWTPKSISEQETFATDTRDATYLLDQLARMCGHVMERVRAEGFSQVGTVAVTVRFADFETSSRAHTLDAPTSDARLVQAEAIKLLLPFLDKRRNPKGKAIRLLGVRVERLA, from the coding sequence ATGCGACTCGTGGCGCACGTGGACATGGACGCCTTCTTCGCCGCGATCGAGGAGCGCGACCGCCCCGAGCTGCGCGGCCGCCCGATCGCGATCGGCGCGGACCCCCTTGAGGGGCGCGGGCGCGGCGTCGTGGCCACCGCCAACTATGCGGCGCGGGCCTACGGCCTCCACTCGGCGCAACCGATCTCGCAAGCCTGGCGCGACGCCGAGCGGGCCAGGAAACAAGGCCGGCCCCCCGTCGTCTTTTTGCGTCCCAACATGACCAAGTATGCGACGGTGTCCGGCGAGATCATGACCCTATGCCGACGCTATGCCGACCTCGTCGAACAGGCCAGCATCGACGAGGCCTACCTCGACCTCAGTCCATCCGGCTCGTTCGAAGCCGCCGAAGACCTCTGCCGCAGGCTCAAACAGGAAGTCCGGGACCAGGAACGGCTCACCATGTCGATCGGCTTAGGCCCCAACAAGCTGATCGCCAAGATCGCATCGGGGTTCCGGAAGCCCGACGGCTTGACCGTGGTCAGGCCGGAGGAAGTCGAAGCCTTTCTGGCGCCGCTCCCCATCCGGACGATTCCGGGAATCGGGCCGAAGACCGAGACGATCCTGGCGCAACAGGGCATCCTGCGGATCAGCGACCTGGCGGCCCGCACCAAGGACGACCTCTGCGCCTCGTTCGGGAAACGCGGGGCGGATTTTTATGAGAGGGCCAGGGGGCGGGACGACTCGCCGGTGTCCTCGGAATGGACCCCGAAATCGATCAGCGAGCAGGAAACCTTCGCCACCGACACGCGCGACGCCACCTACTTGCTCGACCAGCTCGCCCGCATGTGCGGGCACGTGATGGAACGGGTCCGAGCTGAAGGATTCTCGCAGGTCGGGACCGTGGCGGTGACGGTGCGGTTCGCGGATTTCGAAACGAGTTCGCGCGCCCATACGCTCGACGCCCCGACCTCGGATGCGCGGCTAGTCCAGGCCGAGGCAATCAAGCTGCTCCTGCCGTTTCTCGACAAGCGACGCAATCCGAAGGGCAAGGCGATCCGGCTGCTGGGCGTCCGCGTGGAGCGATTGGCTTGA
- a CDS encoding cadherin-like beta sandwich domain-containing protein → MLLQGLLLAAAGGCIPSSDPPPGPPGSTPGDLASLVVSAGALSPAFDPAVTSYAVLVPNATTSTTVTATAAERLAKISINNQAATPGQPFGPIPLAVGQTTVTVVVDGPGFNKTYTIVVTRAAAAIADLASLQVSAGGLSPRFDPQVLAYSVLAANSTTSTTITVTTADTTATVAINNLPARSGETFGPIPLNLGPNAVTIVVTAPGGAVKTYSVAIVRGASGIADLASLSLSAGALSPGFTPDQTSYRIATGNSTTQTTITAVVADATASLTVNGTPATSGQPFGPIGLTIGVNILTVRVTAQDGTAKVYTIEITRPPSSNANLSALALSAGSFSPAFSEDQLDYSLSVPSTTASTTVTATVADETASVQVNGQPVGSGQASPPIALNVGTNQILIVVTAQNGTTKTYTVTVERTVSTDLAGLIVSAGPLSPGFSAGTTTYSLEVLNTTTSTTVTATVQDPTATLTINGAAANSGQAFGPIALNVGPNQVTIIVRALNGATKTYTVTITRAANVNLASLSLSAGSPTPPFSPSVTSYTLSVPNETTSTTVTATVEDATSTLTINGQSVPSGQAFGPVALAVGQNSVTILVRAVDGVTTKTYSVTITRAPSSNALLAGLQVTPGFMLPVFSPSVTTYTVNGAGLFTAAANVTATVQEPNASITINGAAVASGTTLQVPLTGPSTPITVLVRAQDQVTTVTYNVTVNR, encoded by the coding sequence GTGCTTCTGCAAGGGCTGCTGCTTGCCGCCGCAGGAGGATGCATTCCAAGTTCCGATCCTCCGCCCGGTCCACCGGGCAGCACGCCGGGCGACCTGGCCTCGCTGGTGGTGTCGGCCGGCGCGCTGTCCCCGGCCTTCGATCCAGCCGTGACGAGTTACGCCGTGCTCGTCCCCAACGCCACCACCAGTACCACCGTGACGGCGACGGCGGCCGAACGGCTGGCCAAGATCAGCATCAATAATCAGGCGGCGACGCCGGGCCAACCGTTCGGGCCGATCCCGCTCGCGGTCGGCCAGACCACCGTGACCGTGGTCGTGGACGGGCCGGGATTCAACAAGACCTACACCATCGTGGTGACCCGCGCTGCTGCGGCGATCGCCGATCTTGCGAGCTTGCAGGTGTCTGCCGGGGGATTGAGCCCGCGCTTCGATCCGCAGGTGTTGGCCTATTCGGTCTTGGCGGCCAACTCCACCACGAGCACGACCATTACCGTCACGACCGCCGATACCACCGCCACCGTCGCGATCAATAATCTTCCGGCCCGGTCCGGCGAAACGTTTGGTCCGATCCCCCTCAACTTGGGACCGAATGCCGTGACGATCGTGGTGACGGCTCCGGGCGGCGCGGTCAAGACCTACTCGGTAGCCATCGTCCGCGGCGCGTCCGGGATTGCCGACCTCGCGTCACTGTCCCTGTCGGCGGGCGCCCTGTCTCCGGGGTTCACCCCGGACCAAACCAGCTACAGGATTGCCACGGGGAATTCGACCACGCAAACGACGATTACGGCCGTCGTTGCCGACGCCACCGCCTCCCTGACGGTGAATGGCACCCCGGCCACCTCCGGGCAGCCATTCGGGCCGATCGGCTTGACCATCGGGGTGAATATCTTGACGGTTCGAGTGACGGCGCAGGATGGAACCGCGAAGGTCTACACGATCGAGATCACCCGCCCGCCGTCGAGCAATGCCAACCTGTCCGCGTTGGCGTTGTCGGCCGGATCATTCTCGCCGGCCTTTTCCGAAGACCAGCTGGATTACAGTCTCTCGGTGCCCAGCACGACCGCAAGCACGACTGTGACCGCGACCGTCGCCGACGAGACGGCCTCGGTGCAGGTCAACGGTCAGCCGGTGGGATCGGGGCAAGCGTCACCGCCCATCGCGTTGAACGTGGGGACGAACCAGATCCTGATCGTCGTGACGGCGCAGAACGGCACGACGAAGACCTATACGGTGACCGTGGAGCGCACGGTCTCGACCGATCTCGCCGGACTGATTGTATCGGCCGGTCCCCTGTCGCCCGGCTTCAGCGCCGGCACCACGACGTACAGTCTGGAGGTCCTCAATACGACGACGAGCACGACCGTGACCGCAACGGTGCAGGATCCCACAGCCACGCTCACGATCAACGGCGCGGCGGCCAATTCCGGCCAGGCCTTCGGTCCCATTGCACTGAACGTCGGGCCGAATCAAGTGACGATCATCGTGCGGGCGTTGAACGGGGCGACCAAGACCTATACGGTTACGATCACCCGCGCGGCCAACGTTAATCTGGCGAGTCTTAGTCTCTCGGCCGGGTCGCCGACGCCTCCGTTCAGCCCTTCGGTCACCAGCTATACGCTCTCGGTACCGAACGAGACCACCTCCACGACCGTCACAGCCACAGTGGAAGATGCCACCTCCACATTGACAATCAACGGCCAATCTGTGCCGTCGGGTCAAGCCTTCGGGCCGGTCGCGCTTGCGGTCGGTCAGAACAGCGTGACCATTTTGGTGAGGGCGGTGGATGGGGTGACGACCAAGACCTATTCGGTCACCATCACGAGGGCGCCGTCCTCCAATGCCTTGCTGGCAGGGTTACAGGTCACTCCCGGGTTCATGCTCCCGGTGTTCAGCCCGTCCGTGACGACGTACACGGTCAACGGCGCCGGGCTCTTTACGGCCGCCGCGAACGTGACGGCGACGGTGCAGGAGCCGAACGCCTCGATCACGATCAATGGGGCGGCGGTCGCCTCAGGCACGACGCTGCAGGTGCCGCTCACCGGGCCTTCGACTCCGATCACGGTCCTCGTGCGGGCGCAGGATCAGGTGACGACCGTGACCTATAATGTAACGGTCAACCGGTAG
- a CDS encoding cadherin-like beta sandwich domain-containing protein encodes MAFLLLLPGCIPDPDSPPVSENPALDLASLQVQEGGQDRPLSPAFSPTVTSYVVSVSNQTTSVAVTATLANPQLARMRINNQSVSSGQAVGINLSLGSNPVAVLVEETAPSGQTRIYNLVINRAAPGSNRLASLVLSTGSLNPSFNGDQTSYSASVPFSTTQVIVTATAEDPAAKITINNQSVPSGQPSPAIPLNVGANNIVVVVTAQNGSTRSYTVVVTRQANVNLASLAVSAGALSPPFNKDVTEYQVNVPNETASTTITATIEQAGSTLAINGQPVASGQVFGPVPLNVGPNSFAVSVMAPDRITVKTYTVVITRAPSSNALLSTLTVTPGAMIPPFSPGTTTYTVINAGLFTTTANVTATVQEPNATITINGMSVDSGTTLQVPLPTPSTLITILVRAQDTVTTVTYSVTVNK; translated from the coding sequence TTGGCGTTCCTGCTCTTGCTGCCCGGCTGTATTCCCGATCCTGATTCTCCACCGGTTTCGGAAAATCCGGCGCTCGACCTGGCCTCGCTGCAAGTGCAGGAGGGGGGGCAGGACCGGCCGCTCTCTCCCGCGTTTTCTCCCACCGTCACCAGTTACGTGGTGTCGGTCTCGAATCAAACCACCAGCGTGGCCGTGACCGCGACGCTCGCAAATCCGCAACTGGCCAGGATGAGGATCAACAATCAGTCGGTTTCCTCCGGACAGGCTGTTGGGATCAACCTCTCCCTCGGGTCCAATCCGGTGGCGGTGTTGGTGGAGGAAACGGCGCCCAGCGGGCAGACGCGAATCTACAACCTCGTTATCAATCGGGCGGCGCCGGGGAGTAATAGACTCGCGAGTCTGGTTCTGTCGACCGGCAGTCTCAACCCCTCCTTCAACGGGGATCAAACCTCCTACAGCGCCTCGGTGCCGTTCTCAACGACGCAGGTCATCGTGACAGCCACGGCAGAAGACCCGGCAGCCAAAATCACGATCAATAACCAATCGGTGCCGAGCGGCCAGCCCTCCCCGGCGATCCCCTTGAACGTCGGGGCCAACAACATCGTGGTGGTCGTGACGGCTCAAAACGGCTCGACCCGCAGCTACACCGTGGTGGTCACCAGACAGGCGAACGTCAATCTTGCGAGCCTGGCAGTTTCGGCCGGAGCCTTGAGCCCGCCGTTCAACAAGGATGTGACGGAATACCAGGTCAATGTTCCGAACGAAACCGCCTCGACCACGATCACGGCGACGATCGAGCAGGCCGGCTCTACCTTGGCGATCAACGGACAGCCGGTGGCCTCCGGGCAGGTCTTTGGCCCGGTGCCCCTCAACGTCGGCCCCAATAGTTTTGCCGTGTCAGTGATGGCCCCTGATCGAATCACGGTCAAGACCTACACCGTCGTGATCACCCGGGCCCCTTCGTCGAATGCGCTCCTGTCGACATTGACGGTCACCCCCGGTGCCATGATCCCGCCGTTTAGTCCCGGCACTACGACCTACACGGTCATCAACGCCGGGCTCTTTACCACCACTGCGAATGTGACCGCCACGGTTCAAGAGCCCAATGCCACGATCACCATCAATGGCATGTCCGTGGATTCCGGCACGACGCTACAGGTGCCGCTCCCTACGCCATCCACTCTGATTACGATTCTCGTGCGCGCCCAAGATACCGTCACGACCGTGACCTATTCCGTGACCGTCAACAAATAA
- a CDS encoding cadherin-like beta sandwich domain-containing protein, giving the protein MQHRIRTAIGSETHAPSAFLRTVAMLAVTALITAGCIPDGDSPAAGPSPADLSTMELSAGPLNPAFTPAVTNYDVMAPHGTDSTMLTATAANASAKLAVNNQPAVSGQPFGPIPLDVGINPVTVVVDAPGATKSYTVVVTRGGPADLFGLELSAGPLSPDFDPATTDYSVSAPSTTTQTTVTATLSDERATFTINGQPATSGQPSNPINLATGTNTITIVVTAVNGTTKTYRVFVNRAGPGNANLSTLQLSAGPLSPPFNPNTVNYSVTTASTTATTTVTATVQVASSSLTINGQPAVSGVPFGPIPLNPSGTTTQITITVRAQDGVTVKTYTVEVARGASSNANLSNLVVSAGALQPPFSPTRTSYDVETSKTTFSTTVTATAQDSSATVKINNGPANPGQSSAAVLLLSNTTRINIEVRAQNGNTRTYRVDVEKD; this is encoded by the coding sequence ATGCAACACCGCATCCGGACAGCAATCGGGTCTGAGACTCACGCCCCGTCTGCCTTTTTGCGAACGGTCGCGATGCTGGCCGTCACGGCGCTCATCACGGCCGGCTGCATTCCGGATGGAGATAGTCCCGCCGCCGGCCCCTCGCCCGCCGATCTCTCGACGATGGAGCTCTCGGCCGGTCCGCTCAACCCTGCTTTCACTCCCGCCGTCACCAATTATGACGTGATGGCGCCGCATGGGACCGACTCAACCATGCTCACGGCCACCGCCGCCAATGCCTCGGCCAAGCTCGCGGTCAACAATCAGCCGGCCGTGTCGGGCCAACCCTTCGGCCCGATTCCCCTGGATGTCGGCATCAACCCGGTGACGGTGGTCGTGGATGCGCCCGGTGCCACGAAAAGCTACACCGTGGTGGTCACGCGGGGCGGGCCTGCCGATCTCTTCGGCCTGGAACTGTCCGCCGGCCCCCTGTCGCCGGATTTCGACCCGGCCACGACCGACTATTCGGTCTCTGCGCCCTCGACGACGACGCAGACGACCGTGACGGCCACGCTCTCCGATGAGCGCGCGACGTTCACGATCAACGGCCAACCGGCGACCTCCGGCCAGCCGTCCAACCCGATCAACCTGGCGACGGGCACCAACACCATCACCATTGTCGTCACGGCGGTGAATGGCACGACCAAGACCTACAGGGTTTTCGTGAACCGGGCCGGGCCCGGCAACGCCAATCTGTCCACGCTCCAGTTGTCGGCGGGTCCGCTGAGCCCCCCCTTCAACCCCAATACCGTCAACTATTCGGTCACCACCGCCAGCACGACCGCGACCACGACGGTGACTGCCACGGTGCAGGTCGCCAGCTCCAGCCTCACGATCAACGGCCAACCGGCGGTCTCGGGCGTCCCGTTCGGGCCGATCCCGTTGAATCCCTCCGGCACCACCACACAGATCACGATCACGGTGCGGGCCCAGGACGGGGTGACGGTCAAGACCTATACGGTCGAGGTGGCGCGCGGGGCTTCCTCGAACGCGAACCTGTCCAACCTCGTCGTTTCCGCGGGGGCGCTCCAGCCTCCCTTCAGTCCAACCAGAACCAGTTATGATGTGGAGACCTCCAAAACGACCTTCTCCACCACGGTCACGGCTACGGCGCAGGATTCGAGCGCGACCGTGAAAATCAACAACGGGCCTGCAAACCCAGGGCAATCATCCGCCGCCGTCCTGCTGCTGTCGAATACCACCCGCATCAATATCGAGGTGCGGGCGCAGAACGGCAACACCAGGACCTATCGGGTCGATGTGGAGAAGGATTAG
- a CDS encoding cadherin-like beta sandwich domain-containing protein, whose amino-acid sequence MLKVFVDAAAGWNRQVKPRQGGRSAWWRGGAAFILLVTALTGCIPSSDAPPGPNRAADLANLELSEGALSPAFGPDELNYTVSVGSNTASITITPTLADARATVKINNQSATSGQPFGPINLELGTNPPITILVDGPGISKTYTIVVTRAPNADLEKLELSAGVLEPAFDPNKTTYEVKTGFTTPDTMVTAAVADDTSSLTINGTAVNSGQPFGPITLSVGSSNLILIRVTAANGVTKDYQVTVLRTGTTNLATLSASATAIAFNANTFTYNVSTGFTTDQTTITATPVDDTASVTVNLQGPVLGGGTYGPFPLALGPNTFTIVVTSPTVASKTYTVTITRQPPSTNANLSNLTVNPPGGTVTGFNPGNLGPYTVTVASDQTSVTVAGFLEDQKARLTINNVPANSGQGISVTLASPAPSSTPVNVTVVSESGNVQTYGLIINRAAPASSNANLLSLAVSPGQLQPDFSPGTTNYNASVASDVIGIIFTAAPQDGGATMTISLNNGSPSQLAAGQNFIVQPLQVGNNSVRIRVTAPAGNTKDYITTVNRATPPSTNALLQTLTVNPPSSSNLIAAGVFTYNVTVPFSVTSTTITAVPQVNPGATVTFIYQSSTQTGSPFQVTGLVEGLNTVTVRVTAPAGNTQDYTVRITRETASGNNNLSNLVVSAGTLNPNNVPFNPSITSYTVSVPNTTASTTVTASLQEPTTATMTLSVNNGTPSNLQHNVPSSSIALAVGDTKLDIVVRAQNGTLKTYTVTVTRAAALSSNNNLSALSVSAGTLNPNNVPFNPSITSYTVSVPNTTASTTVTASLQEPTTATMTLSVNNGTPSNLQHNVPSSSIALAVGDTKLDIVVRAQNGTLKTYTVTVTRNP is encoded by the coding sequence GTGCTCAAGGTGTTTGTTGATGCAGCGGCAGGATGGAATCGTCAGGTGAAACCCAGACAAGGGGGCCGGTCGGCCTGGTGGCGAGGGGGGGCCGCTTTCATTTTGCTTGTGACAGCCCTCACGGGCTGTATCCCCAGTTCCGACGCGCCGCCGGGGCCGAATCGCGCGGCGGATCTGGCCAATCTGGAACTGTCCGAGGGGGCGCTCTCTCCTGCTTTCGGTCCCGATGAACTGAACTACACCGTCTCGGTCGGCAGCAATACCGCCTCGATCACCATCACCCCGACCCTGGCCGATGCCCGCGCCACGGTGAAAATCAACAACCAGTCAGCCACCTCCGGTCAGCCGTTCGGGCCGATCAATCTGGAATTGGGGACCAACCCGCCGATCACCATCCTGGTCGACGGTCCGGGGATTTCCAAGACCTATACCATCGTCGTCACCCGCGCGCCCAATGCCGATCTGGAAAAGTTGGAATTATCCGCCGGAGTTTTGGAACCGGCGTTTGATCCGAACAAGACTACCTACGAAGTTAAGACGGGCTTCACCACACCGGACACAATGGTTACGGCTGCAGTTGCGGACGACACTTCATCACTGACGATCAACGGGACAGCGGTCAATTCGGGGCAGCCCTTCGGTCCTATTACTCTCAGTGTCGGTTCTAGTAATCTCATTCTCATTCGCGTGACGGCCGCCAATGGGGTGACCAAGGACTATCAGGTTACCGTACTGAGAACCGGTACGACCAACCTGGCGACATTGAGTGCTTCGGCCACCGCGATTGCATTCAATGCCAATACCTTCACCTACAACGTTTCGACAGGATTCACAACGGATCAAACGACGATTACGGCCACCCCTGTTGATGACACTGCGTCGGTAACCGTCAACCTGCAAGGGCCAGTCTTGGGTGGGGGAACTTATGGGCCGTTCCCGTTAGCGCTCGGGCCGAATACCTTCACGATTGTTGTAACGTCACCAACGGTGGCCTCGAAGACCTATACGGTCACGATTACGCGGCAGCCGCCCTCGACAAATGCCAATTTGTCGAATCTGACGGTCAATCCGCCTGGCGGAACCGTCACAGGATTCAATCCAGGAAACCTGGGGCCCTACACGGTGACAGTTGCGAGCGACCAGACGAGCGTCACGGTCGCGGGATTCTTAGAGGATCAGAAAGCACGCCTCACCATCAACAACGTTCCGGCCAATTCTGGTCAGGGCATATCTGTGACGCTTGCGTCTCCGGCGCCCAGTTCCACACCGGTCAATGTGACGGTGGTGTCCGAAAGCGGGAACGTCCAGACCTACGGGCTCATCATCAATCGGGCTGCCCCGGCGTCGAGTAACGCCAATCTTCTGAGCCTGGCGGTTTCGCCTGGTCAACTCCAACCGGACTTCTCGCCCGGAACCACGAACTACAACGCGTCGGTGGCAAGCGATGTGATAGGGATTATCTTCACGGCAGCCCCGCAAGATGGCGGCGCCACGATGACGATCTCGCTTAATAATGGATCGCCGTCGCAGTTGGCGGCTGGCCAGAACTTCATCGTTCAGCCGCTTCAGGTCGGAAACAATAGCGTTCGAATTCGCGTCACCGCGCCGGCAGGGAACACGAAGGACTACATCACGACCGTGAACAGGGCAACGCCACCATCTACAAACGCCTTGCTACAAACACTGACTGTTAATCCCCCAAGCAGCTCTAATCTCATTGCCGCAGGAGTGTTTACGTATAACGTGACTGTGCCTTTCTCGGTGACCAGTACCACCATCACCGCAGTCCCACAGGTAAACCCAGGCGCCACAGTGACATTCATTTATCAATCGAGCACCCAAACCGGGTCGCCGTTCCAGGTCACTGGTTTGGTCGAGGGACTGAACACTGTGACGGTTAGGGTCACGGCTCCCGCTGGGAATACCCAGGACTACACGGTTAGGATTACTCGTGAGACAGCCTCTGGAAATAACAATCTGTCAAATCTTGTCGTTTCTGCCGGCACGTTAAATCCCAACAATGTTCCCTTCAATCCTTCAATCACAAGCTACACGGTTTCTGTACCAAACACGACGGCTTCGACGACGGTTACGGCGAGTCTCCAAGAGCCAACTACTGCAACGATGACTCTCTCTGTTAACAATGGAACACCCTCTAACCTACAACATAACGTACCATCGAGTTCGATCGCGCTTGCAGTTGGAGATACTAAGCTCGACATAGTTGTGAGGGCCCAAAATGGCACCCTCAAGACCTACACGGTGACGGTCACCAGAGCCGCTGCCCTTTCCAGCAATAATAACCTCTCCGCACTGTCGGTTTCTGCCGGCACGTTAAATCCCAACAATGTTCCCTTCAATCCTTCAATCACAAGCTACACGGTTTCTGTACCAAACACGACGGCTTCGACGACGGTTACGGCGAGTCTCCAAGAGCCAACTACTGCAACGATGACTCTCTCTGTTAACAATGGAACACCCTCTAACCTACAACATAACGTACCATCGAGTTCGATCGCGCTTGCAGTTGGAGATACTAAGCTCGACATAGTTGTGAGGGCCCAAAATGGCACCCTCAAGACCTACACTGTGACCGTCACGCGGAACCCATAA